One part of the Diceros bicornis minor isolate mBicDic1 chromosome 38, mDicBic1.mat.cur, whole genome shotgun sequence genome encodes these proteins:
- the ASCL5 gene encoding achaete-scute homolog 5 yields the protein MSNNFCRALVDRRPMAPPGCMQLGVAPPRRQAPLPPADPLGGVPLLLYPGAAEPPFYEAYAGVFPYAPFPGAFGVYDCPFEPAFIQKRNERERQRVKCVNEGYARLRGHLPGALAEKRLSKVETLRAAIRYIKHLQELLSAAPDGAPPAGARPHGPDGAPPALAPETPDASRFASAPLFESEESGH from the coding sequence TGAGCAATAACTTCTGCCGGGCCCTGGTGGACCGGCGGCCCATGGCGCCCCCCGGCTGCATGCAGCTGGGCGTCGCGCCCCCTCGGCGGCAGGCGCCCCTGCCACCCGCCGATCCCCTGGGCGGCGTGCCCCTCCTGCTGTACCCGGGGGCGGCCGAGCCGCCCTTCTACGAGGCCTACGCGGGCGTGTTCCCCTACGCGCCGTTCCCCGGCGCCTTCGGGGTCTACGACTGCCCCTTCGAGCCCGCCTTCATCCAGAAGCGCAACGAGCGCGAGCGGCAGCGGGTCAAGTGTGTGAACGAGGGCTACGCGCGCCTCCGCGGCCACCTGCCGGGCGCGCTGGCTGAGAAGCGGCTCAGCAAGGTGGAGACGCTGCGCGCCGCCATCCGCTACATCAAGCACCTGCAGGAGCTGCTGAGCGCGGCCCCCGACGGCGCGCCCCCCGCCGGCGCCCGGCCCCACGGCCCCGACGGCGCGCCCCCCGCCCTGGCGCCTGAGACTCCCGACGCCTCCCGCTTCGCCTCCGCGCCGCTCTTTGAGTCGGAGGAATCGGGCCACTGA